A segment of the Microbacterium luteolum genome:
CCCGGCGATCACGCTTCGTATCGATGCGAACCAGGCCTGGGACCCGGAGACCGCGATCCGGGTGATCCGCGCCCTCGAGGACGAGGGGCTCGACATCGAGCTGGTCGAGCAGCCCGTCGCGGCATCCGACCTCGAAGGGCTGGCGACGGTCACGGCGGCCGTCGGCACCCCGATCATGGCCGACGAGGCCGTGCGCACCGAACGCGACGTCCGGGCGATCGCGGACCGCGGCGCCGCCGACCTCGTGAACATCAAGCTGGCGAAGACCGGCGGTCCGACCGAGGCCGTCGCGGCGGCCCGTGCCGCGCAGGAAGCCGGGCTCGGCATCGTGTTCGGCTGCATGATGGAGTCTCCGGTCGGGGTCACCGCCACCGCGCATCTCGCGGCGGTCCTGGCTCCCGACGAGGTGCACGATCTGGACGCGGCGCTCTGGCTCCGGCGGTCGCCCGTGATCGGCGGCATCCGCTCCGAGGGTGACGTGCTCGAGCTCGGCGCCGGCCTCGGATTCGGCATCGATGCGCTCGCGCCCGACGTCGAAGCCGAGGTGCTCGCGGACATCCGGCCCGCGCACAGCCGGATCCATGAGGAGGTGCGCGCATGAGCGCCGTGCAGGCTGTCGAGGCCGTGTTGGCAGGGTCTTCCGCTCCGGCGGGCGTCGTGGTCGGCATCGCTTCGCCGTCCGGGCGCGACGTGGCCGCCGGCGGTCACGCCGACGTCGCGGGAGCGCCGATGACGGGGGATACCGCGTTCGACATCGCCTCCGTGACCAAGGTTGCCGCGACCACGACGGCCGTGCTCGCCCTGGTCGGCCGTGGCGACCTCCGCTTCGACGACCTCGTCTCGCGCTTCCTTCCCGGCACCGCATGCGCGCCGCCGACGACGCTCCGCCACCTGCTGCAGCATCGCGCCGGTCTCTGGGAATGGCAGCCGCTGTATCTGGACCCGCGCGACCCGGTCACCGCCATGGACGCCATGCCCCTGCGCTACGCACTCGACGAGGGGCGCCAGTACTCCGATCTCGGCTTCCTGCTGCTCGGCCGCATCGTCGCCGCCGTCACGGGCATGCCGCTGGACGCCGCGGTCCGCGACCTCGTGACCACGCCGCTCGGACTCGACCGCACGGGCTTCGGGCCCGTGGCGACCCCGGTCGCATCGACCGCGGTCGGCGATATCGCGGAGCGCCGCATGGTGGCCACGGGCGAGCCCTATCCGATCCTCACCTCCCGACGTCACTTCGCCTGGCGCGAGGAGGAGATCGCCGGGGCGGCGAACGACGGCAACTGCTTCCATGCGTTCGGCGGGATCGCCGGGCACGCCGGACTGTTCAGCACCGCCGACGACCTGCTCACGCTCGGCACGGCGCTCGCCGCTCCCGCGCAGCACGCCGATCTGTGGAATCCGGATGCCGTCGCCGAGCTGTTCCGCGACGGACCCGACTCCGGCCAGGCGCTCGGCTGGCGCAGCGACACGGTCCGGGTCGACGGTCACGAACAGCGGATGCTGTGGCACCCCGGCTTCACCGGCTGTGCCCTCGGCATCATCCCCGGCGCCGGCATGGCCGTCGTGATGCTCGGCAACCGCCTCCTCGCCACCGAACCGGCCACGACCGAGACCCTGTGGCGATCGGTCCTCCCCGCACTCCTGGGCGACCAGACATCCCGTGACACCGCGACTTCCCGTGAAACCGAAGGAACGAGAACACCATGAGCATCACCGAGCCCGTGCTGAGCATCAAGGGCCTGGCGGTCGCCTTCCGGACCGGCTCCGAGCTGGTCACCGCGATCAGCGACGTCAACATCGACGTCGCCGCGGGAGAGACGGTCGCCGTGGTCGGCGAGTCCGGATCCGGGAAGTCCACGACGGCTGCGGCCGTCAACCGGCTCCTCCCGGACAACGGAGTGATCACCGCCGGCAGCATCCGCTTCGACGGGCGCGAGCTCACCGAGCTCGGCGAGAACGCGATGATCTCGCTGCGCGGCGCGGGGATCGGCCTCGTCCCGCAGGACCCGATGTCCAACCTCGACCCGCTCATGCGGGTCGGCGACCAGATCGGCGAGGCGCTCGAGGTGCACGGCCGCACGTCGGGCGACGCCACGACGGCCCGGGTCGTCGAGCTGCTCGAGATGGTGGGGATCGCGGATGCCGCGAACCGCGCGCGCCAGTACCCGCACGAGTTCTCCGGCGGCATGCGCCAGCGGGTGCTGATCGCCATGGGGCTCGCCTGCACGCCGCGGCTGCTCATCGCCGACGAGCCGACCTCCGCTCTCGACGTCACCGTGCAGCGCCGCATCCTCGACCAGCTCGACGAGCTGACCGACGAGCTCGGCACCGCGGTGTTCCTCATCACGCACGACCTGGCGCTCGCCGCCGAGCGCGCCGACCGCATCGTCGTGATGTTCCGCGGCAAGATCGTCGAAGAGGGCACCTCGGCCGAGGTGCTCGGAAACCCGCAGCACGAGTACACCCGGCAGCTGCTCGCGGCCGCGCCCAGCCTCGCGTCCCGTCGTGACCCGTTGCCGCAGCGCGAGTCCGTCGCGTCGGAGACGCCGTTCGTCGAGGTACGGGACCTCCGTAAAGAGTTCGCGCTGCGCTCGCCGAAGCCGGGCGAGGCGCAGAGCTTCACCGCCGTCGACGGCGTGAGCTTCTCGATCCGTCGCGGCACGACCGTGTCGATCGTGGGGGAGTCGGGCTCGGGCAAGTCGACGACCGCCAACATGGTGCTGGGTCTCGAGGACGTCACATCGGGATCCATCCTGTTCGACGGCCTCGATCTGACCGGACTCCGCCGCAAGGAGCTCTTCGCGTTGCGCCGGAGGGTCCAGCCGGTGTTCCAGAACCCCTACGCCTCGCTCGACCCGCGCTACACGGTCGAGCAGTCGATCGCGGAGCCCTTGCGGGTGCACCGCATCGGCACCGCGACCACCCGGCACGCCCGCGTCCTGGAGCTCCTGGAGCAGGTCGCTCTTCCCGCGGCCATGGCCGAGCGCCTGCCGCACGAGCTCTCGGGTGGGCAGCGGCAGCGCGTGGCCATCGCCAGGGCGCTCGCCCTCGAGCCGGAGCTCGTGGTCCTCGACGAAGCGGTGTCGGCCCTCGACGTGCTGGTGCAGGCGCAGATCCTCGACCTGCTCGCCGACCTTCAGCGACGTCTCGGGCTCAGCTACCTGTTCATCAGCCATGACCTCGCGGTCGTGCGGATGATCTCCGACGAGGTGCACGTCATGCAGCGGGGCGTCGTCGTGGAGAGCGGAACTCCGGAGCGCATCTTCGACGATCCGCAGCATCCGTACACGAAGGAGCTGTTGGCGGCGATCCCGGGGGCCTCGCTGGCGTCCTGAGCGCTGCGGTCAGCGCTTCGGGTCGTCTTCGTCCCAGGGGCCTTCCCACCAGTTGCCGCCGCGGCCGTCGCCCTGGCCGCCGCGTCGGCGGGAGCGTACGAACTGCACGATGATCACCGTCAGCGAGCTGAGCAGGATCAGGAAGACGACGAGGAACAGCACGTCGCTCTGGTTCATGGGCGTTTCCCCTCCGCGGCATCCGCCACGATCTTCGCGATGCGCGCCGACCGCGTATCGGGTCGCTTCGCCATCGCGATGTGCGTGAGTCCGAACTTCTTGACCGACTTCGGGAACGCGTCCCAGTTCTCCCGCGCCGCGGGCACGGCGTCGAGCGCTGCGGCGAACTCGTCGGGCTCGATCCCGGCCTCCGGTCCGTCGAGCACCGTCCAGGACCCGTTGGCCTTCGCGACCTCCAGCACCCGGATGCCGGCCGGCGCGAGCAGCCCTTCCGCCTCGAGCAGGGCGATGCGCGCCTTGTTCGTCGCGGCCCATCCGCTGCCGGGGCGGCGCGGCGAGAACCATTGCCCGTTGGCGCGGTCGTCGCTTCCCTCGTCGAAGACGCGCACCGGGCCGTCGATCCATCCGAAGCAGAGCGCCTGCCGCACGGCGTCCTCGTAGCCGACGCCGCCGGCGTCCGTGCCGCGCACGCTCAGGAGCCAGACGCCGGCCGCGCGTTCGTGGTTCTCCTCGAGCCAGGCGCGCCATGCCGCGGCATCCGCCGCGCGGATCCGCTCGCCCTCGTCAAGCGCGCCCACGCGTCACTTCTTCGTCTTGACCGTCGTGATCGTGTCGGTGATCCGCGGCAGCAGGTCGGCGACCGACTGCACGATCTCGTCGGGCCGGAACGGGTACTTCTCGATCTCGGCCTGGTCGCTGATGCCGGTGAGCACGAGCACGGTGTGCAGGCCCGCCTCGATGCCGGCGACCACGTCGGTGTCCATGCGGTCGCCGATCATGCCGGTGCGCTTCGAGTGCGCGCCGATCTTGTTCAGCGCGGAGCGGAACATCATCGGGTTCGGCTTGCCGACGACGTACGGCTCCTTGCCCGTGGCCTTCGTGATGAGGGCGGCGATCGCCCCCGTCGCCGGCAGCGGGCCGTCGGCGCTCGGTCCGGTCGCGTCGGGGTTCGTGACGATGAAGCGCGCGCCGCCGATGATGAGGCGGATGGCCTTCGTGATGGCCTCGAACGAGTAGTTGCGCGTCTCGCCGACGACGACGAAGTCGGGGTTCGTCTCGGTCATGATGAAGCCGGCGTCGTGCAGGGCGGTGAGGATGCCGGCCTCGCCGATCACGAACGCCGAGCCGCCGGGGAGCTGCTGCTGCAGGAACGATGCGGTGGCGAGGGCCGAGGTCCAGATCCGCTCCTCCGGCACGTGCAGTCCGCTCGTGCGGAGGCGTGCCGACAGGTCGCGGGCGGTGAAGATCGAGTTGTTGGTGAGCACCAGGTACGGGATGCCGGCGGTCTCCCAGCCGGCGAGCAGCTCGGATGCTCCGGGGATGGCGTCGTTCTCATGGACGAGCACGCCGTCCATGTCGGTGAGCCAGCATTCGATGTCGTCTCGTTGGGCCATGTGCACAGCCTAGAGGGACGGGGTGACCGCCGGAGGTCTGATGTCCGCGGGCGGGACGGCCCAGGCGGCGAGGCCGGTGATGAGGGCACGCAAGCCGATGCGGAAGGTCGCCGCGGCGGGGTCGTCGCCGGCCGCCGCGCGGAGGCGCTCGGACTCGGCGTAGCGGGGGAACTCGTCGGCCAGTGCACCGGGAGACATGTTGTCCCCGGGGGCGAGCGCGTCGAGGGCGGAGCCGATGATGAAGGACTCGAGGGCGACGATCGTGTCGAGGGTCCGCGCCGAAGGCCAGCCGGCCGCGAGCAGTCGATCGGTGACCGCCTCGTACTGCACGAAGGACTCCCGATCCGCGTCGATGGGGAGGGTGGCCAGGAGCACGATCGCCCCCGGTGCGGTGAGCAGGGCCTTGCGATAGCTGACGCCCCATCCGAACAGCGCCTCCACGGCATCGGCATCCTGCAGCGGCGCGAGATCGGTGAGCCGGCCGATGCGCGCCCGCATCCCGCGGATCACCGCATCGCGGTTCGCGTAGTGGTGGTACAGAGCCGAGGTCCGCACGCCGAGCGCTGCGGCGAGCGCGGTCATGGTGAACTGCGCGGGTCCGCGCGATCCCGCCACGCGGAACGCCGCCTTGAGGATCTTCTCCTCGGTCAGGACGGTGGCGCTCGGGCGACCGGCGCTGCGCTGCTGCTTTGTCATGGACCCGTTCTCTGTTACTTTATTGAAACTCATTCAATTAAACCCTCTGCCGGGAGCCCCCGCCATGACCATTGTCGCCGCTGACGTGATCATCACAGGAGCGCGGATCGTCACCATGGATCCGCGTCGCCCGCTCGCCTCCGCGCTCGCGGTGCGGGACGGACGCATCCTCGCCGTGGGCGACGATGCGACAGTCGCCGAGTTCCGCGGTGCGGGCACCGAGGTGCGAGACCACCGTGGGAAGACGCTGACGCCCGGGCTCATCGACGCGCATCTGCATCCGATCCAGGGGCTCGAGCTCGCGGTCGGAGCCGATCTCGGCGGGATCACCGAGGCGCGCGCCCTCCTCGCCGCCCTCCGCGCCGAGGCGGACCGCGCGCTGGCCGAGGACGCGGACCCGTGGGTGCGCGGCTGGAATCTCGACTACGACGTGTTCCACGCGCTGCCCTGCACGGCGGCCGCGATCGACGACGCGGTGCGCGGCCTACCCGCGCTGCTGGTGATGTACGACGGACACACCGCCCTCGCGAGCTCCGCCGGTCTCATCCGCGGGGGGATCACCGGCGCGTGCGACTTCGCCGACACCTCGGTCATCGTCGTCGACGCCCACGGCGCGCCCACGGGCGAGCTCCGCGAGATGTCGGCCTACGAGCCCGTCCGCCTCGCCGCCCCCGCGCTCAGCCGCGAGCAGACCCTCGACGCGACGCATCAGCTGCTGCGCGGCCTCGGCTCGTCGGGCCTCACCGGCGGATGCATCATGGACGGATCCTTCGGCACCCTCGACCTGCTGCGCGAGCTCGACGAGAGCGGGCGCCTCCCCATCCGCATCGTGTCGGCCGTCGACCACGAGCCGTCGTTCGATGCCGAGCGGATGGCGGCGAACCTCGCCGTGCGCGACCTCGGCGGCGCGCACTGGCGCGGTGGACTCGTGAAGCTCTACGCCGACGGTGTCGTCGAGACCGGAACCGCCTGGCTCTACGAGCCGGACACCGCGGGAGCAGGCCTCGAGCCGTTCTGGAAGGACCACGCGGCCTACGCCCGCACCGTCGACGCGTACGCCAGGGCCGGATTCCAGGTGGCGACGCACGCGATCGGCGACCGCGCCATCGGCAGCGCCGTCGACGCGTATCTTCAGGCCGGGCCGAGAGCAGCGAACGGGGCGCCGCACCGCATCGAGCACCTCGAGACCACGGCCGATCGCGACTTGGCGCGCATCGCCGCCGCCGGTATCACCGCCTCGATGCAGCCCCTGCACCTGCAGTGGCGCAAGGCCGACGCGGGGGACGACTGGGCGCACCGCCTGGGCCCCGAGCGCACGGCACGCGCGTGGCGGGTGCGCGACTTCTGGGACGCCGGCGCCGCGGTCGCCCTCGGCTCGGACTGGCCGATCGCGCAGAACGACGCGAGGATCGGCCTCGCCTGGGCGATGCTGCGTCGACGGCCCGGCGCTCCCGACGCTCCGGTGTTCGAACCGGAGCAGCGCCTCACCGCCTACCAGGCGCTGCACGGCTACACCGTCGGTGCGGCGCGCGCACAGGGCGACGTCGATCTCGGTCGGCTCGCCCCCGGGTACCGCGCCGACTATGCGGTGTGGGATGCCGATCCGCTCCAGGTCTCCGCCGACGAATTCGTCGACGTTCCCGTATCCGAGACCGCCGTCGGCGGCCTCGTCGTCTCCTGATCACAACGAGGTGAACATGTTCGCTGAGGCGACAACACTCCCCGCCGTCGGCGGCTTCGTGCTCCTTCCCATCCTGGTCATCCTGCTCGTCGCCGTGCTGACACGCAGGACGCTCTTCGCGCTGTTCTGCGGCACCCTCGTCGGTGCGCTGCTGCTGACCGGCTGGGGCGCCTTCGACACCTGGGTCGAGTACTTCGGCAAGTCGCTCGCGAACGAGACGGCCCAGTGGCTCCTGCTGATCGTGGTGCTGTTCGGCATCCTGATCACACTGTTCGAGCGCTCCGGGATCGTCTCGGACTTCGCCCGCTGGACCGAGCGGTTCGTGAACTCGCGGCGCAAGTCGACCCTGCTGACGTTCTTCCTCTCCGTGGTCCTCTTCGTCGACGACTACCTGAACGTCCTCACTGTCGGCACATCGCTGAAGTCCCTCACCGACCGCTACGCCGTGCCCCGCACGCAGCTCGGCTCGATCATGAAGATGACGGCGGCGCCGATCGCCGTGATCGTGCCGTTCTCGACCTGGGCGCTCTTCTTCTCCGGCCTCTTCGAGGCGCAGGGCGTGACCGTCGGGGGATCCGGCTTCGGTGCGTATCTGCAGGCGATCCCGTACATCTTCTTCGGCTGGATCGCGATCGTGGTGGCTTTTCTGATGAGCGCGGGGTGGCTTCCGCGGATCGGCGCGACCAAGCGCGACGCCGTGCGCGCCGAGCGCGACGGCGACGTGTTCCCGCTCGGCACGACCGCGGAGGAGCGCGAGGCCGAGGGGGCGGTCCTCCTCCAGGAGATCCGAGCGACGGATGCCGACGGCTCGACCGCTCAGCGCGTCGCGGCGGCCCTCGAGACCGAGGTCGAGGTGAAGCGCCCGCAGGCCTGGCCGTTCCTCCTGGCGATGGTCACCCTCGTCGGGGTCACGATCCTGACCGAGGCGAACGTCGTGAAGGGCACGGCTGCCGCCCTCGTCGTCACGATCGTGATCACTCTCATCCAGCGACGCCTGCGCATCCGCGAGGTGCTCGAATCAGCGCTCGCCGGCATCGAGAGCATGCTGTTCGTCGCCGTGCTCACGGTGCTCGCCTTCATGGTGCAGGAGATGAACATGTCCCTCCACCTCGCCGACTGGGTCATCGCGGTCACGGAGCCCGTGCTCACACCGGCGCTGCTTCCCGCGATCGTGTTCGCCGTCTGCGGGATCTACGCGTACGCGACCGGCTCGTTCTGGGACCTCGCGGCCGTCATCACCCCGGTCGTGCTGCCACTGGCGATCGCGCTCGGCGCCGACCCGATCCTCGCCGGTGCGGCCGTGTTCTCCGGTGCCGCACTGGGCAGCACGACCTGCCTCTACGGGGACGGGATCATCCTCGCGTCGCGCTCGATCGGCATCAAGCCGCACAACCTCATGCTCGCGATCCTGCCGTACGCGGGCATCGCGGCGGGCCTGTCGTTCGTGATGTACCTCATCGTCGGCGTGATCGGAGCCTGAGCGCGGCCGACCCGGCGGCCGACCGCCGGACGTCGTTCTAGGCCGAGAGCCAGACCACGTCGTCGCTGCCGTCCGGAAGCACGGTGTCCGTTCCGCCCAGGCGCACGCCGTCGGCGGTCACGGCGAGGGTGGTCCCGATCTCCACTCCCGCGCCCTCCAGGGCGCGGAGGAGATCCGGATCCCGGTCGTCCACCCGGAGCACGTGGCCCACGTGGCCGGCCGGGGCATCCGCCAGCAGCACGAAGGGCTCGCGCTCGACCACTCCGGAGGCGTCGGGGATCGCGTCACCGTGCGGGTCGAACCGCGGGCGGCCCAGTCGCTCGTCGATGCCCTCCAGCAGCCGGTCGCTGATCGTGTGCTCGAGAACCTCGGCCTCGTCGTGCACTTCGTCCCAGCCGTAGTCGAACTCGCGCACGAGCCACGTCTCGATCAGGCGGTGGCGGCGCACCATCGCGAGGGCCCGCTGCGTCCCGGCATCCGTCAGCCGCACCGCGCCGTAGGGCACGTGCGAGACGAGGCCTGCGGCCGCGAGCTTCTTCACCATCTCGGTGACCGAGGACGGGGCGATGCCGAGCTTTCCGGCGAGGACCGACGGGGTGATCGGCGCGTCCTGCCATTCGGTGTGGGCGTAGACGGTCTTCAGGTAGTCGTCTGCTGCGGGGGAAGCCACGGGAGCCAGTCTAAATGAGGGTGGGGGCGGCGCTCAGTTCGCGACCGCGACCAGCACGCCCCAGGCGACCTGCCCCGCGAAGAAGATCACGAGGAATCCGAGGAGGGCCGCCGCCAAGGACAGGCGTCCGTCGTAGTCGGGGATCTCGGCGATGCCGACCCGACGGGCGCGGAACGACAGCACGAGCGTCGCGATGCCGAGCGCGAGCTGCACCCACGGGCCGCCGACCGGCAGCACCTGCGGGAACGCGATCAGCAGGCCGCCGATGACACCGGCGGCGAGTCCGCTCCAGCTGAGGAGGCGGACGTTGCGGCGGGCGGTGTCGGCAGACATGACATCGAGCCTATCCGCGCCGCGGACCGCGCTTTCTCAAGCGCCGGTGAGCACCAGCCAGAGCAGCGCGCCGTTCAGCGCGATCAGCAGGACGGATGCCACGATGCCGGCTGCCGTCGTCCACACCCTGTTGGCCCAGGCGCCGAGGGTGCGGCGCTGCGCCGTGAGCGCCACCAGGGGGATGAGCGCGAACGGGATGCCGAACGACAGCACCACCTGGCTGAGGACGAGGGCGAGGGTCGGATCCACGCCGATCCCGAGGATCACGAGCGCCGGGATCAGGGCCACCAGACGGCGGGCGAGCAGGGGGATGCGCACGTGGAGCAGGCCGTGCATGATCTCGGCGCCCGCGTACGCGCCGACCGAGGTCGATGCCAGGCCGGAGGCGAGCAGGCCCACGGCGAAGAAGGTGGCGACGACGGGACCGAGACCGGCGGCGAGGGCCGCGTGCGCGCCCTCCAGCGAATCGGTGCCCTCGACACCGGCGAGGTTCGCCGCGGCCAGCAGCAGGATGCCGAGGTTCACGGAGCCCGCGATGACCATGGCGATCGAGACGTCCCAGCGGGTCGCGGTGAGGAGGCGGCGGATGCGCGAGGTCTCGGTGCGCACCGCTTCGTCGCCCGCGTGCGCGGTCGTCGCGCCGAAGCGGTCGCGGGCGAGGGAGGAGTGCGCGTAGATCGCGTGCGGCATGATCGTCGCGCCCAGGATGGATGCCGCGAGCAGCACGGATCCCGTCCCCTCGAAGCGGGGCACGAGGCCGCCGACGACGCCCGCGGGGTCTGGCGGGGCCACGAAGACACCCGCCACGAAGCCCACGGTGATGATGACCATCAGTCCGATGATCACGAACTCGAAGGGGCGCGCGCCGCGGCGGCTCTGCACCGCCAGCAGGATCATCGACACGGCACCCGTGATGACGCCGCCCAGCAGCAGCGGGATGTCGAAGAGCAGGTACAGCGCGACCGCACCGCCGATGACCTCGGCGAGGTCTGTCGCCATTGCCACCAGCTCGGCCTGCAGCCAGTACGCGCGACGGGCCCACGGTCGCCGCAGCCGGGTGCCCAGCACCTCGGGCAGGCTCTGGCCCGTGACGACGCCGAGCTTCGCGGAGAGGTACTGGATCAGCCAGGCCATCACGTTGCCGGCGACCACGACCCACACCAGGAGGTAGCCGTACTGGGCGCCCGCCGTCATGTTGCTCGCGACGTTGCCGGGGTCGAGGTACGCGACGCCCGCGACGAGGGCGGGGCCGAGGAGCCACAGGCTGCGGGGCGCGGTGCTGCGGGGAGCGGTGCGGACGGACGGCGTCAGCACTGACGAGGAATTTTTAGGCACACCGAAACCATAGCGTGTTTTCGGTGTACCTAAAAGTGGGAACGGTGCCGGTTTGGGTTCACTTGTCGGGCGACACGCCAGATGTCGGACCGAATCGGCGATGGCGTCCGACATCTGGCGTGTCGGCCGACATCTGTGCCGGCGGATAGCCTGGCGTGATGGATGAGCAGACGGCCGCACCGGATGCCGAACCGACCTCGCACACCGGTTCGGTGCCGCAGCCCGGGTACGGCGTCGGGCCCTGGCCGGGTGGGTCGGATGCCTGGCCGCTCGACGACCACTACGACCCCGACCTGCTGGCGGCGGGGGACACCCGCAACGTCATCGACCGCTACCGCTACTGGCGCATGGAGGCGATCGTCGCGGATCTCGACACCCAGCGGCATCCGTTCCACGTCGCGATCGAGAACTGGCAGCACGACATGAACATCGGCTCGATCGTGCGCAGCGCCAATGCGTTCCTCGCCGACACCGTGCACATCATCGGTCGCCGCCGCTGGAACAAGCGCGGCGCCATGGTCACGGACCGCTACCAGCACGTCGTGCACCATGAGGACGTCGAGACGTTCGCGGCGTGGGCCGCCGAGCAGGGCCTCCCGATCATCGCGGTCGACAACGTCGAGGGGGCGGTGCCGGTGGATCGCGCCGACCTTCCGCAGACGTGCGTGCTGCTGTTCGGTCAGGAGGGACCCGGACTGTCGGCGGAGGCGCTCGCCGCGGCATCCGCCCATATCGAGATCACGCAGTACGGCTCGACGCGCTCGATCAACGCCAGTGCGGCGGCGGCCGTGATCATGTACGAGTGGTGCCGGAGATACGCCGACTGATCGCGTGGAGGAACCCCCTCGACACGCGGTGCCCGCGGGCGTAGCGTGAGTGCCGATCGAGGAGGCCGACATGGCAGGTCCTACACCCATCCGTCCGTATCTCTGGTTCCACGACTCCGCGCAGGAGGCGATGGAGTACTACGTTTCGGTGTTCCCGAACTCGTCGATCGACCAGGTGACGCTCTACCCCGACGAGAACCTCAGCGAGCACTTCGAGGGCATGGGCGGGAAGGTCATCAACGGCGAGTTCACCCTGAACGGCACGCGGTTCGGCTGCATCGACGGGGGACCCGTCTTCACGTTCAACGAGGCCGTCTCCTTCGTGATCGAGTGCGCCGACCAGGCCGAGATCGACCACTACTGGCAGGCGCTGTCCGCGGTGCCGGAGGCGGAGGCGTGCGGGTGGTGCAAGGACCGGTTCGGCGTGAGCTGGCAGGTCGTCCCGGCCGGCCTCGATCTGCTGCAGCAGCGTCCGGAGCAGATCCAGGCGCTCATGCACATGAAGAAGATCGTGATCTCGGAGCTCGAGATCGCCTGACTCGGTTCGGGTGGTCGCTCATCCGCGATCGACGCCGAAGAGGTGGCGATAGATCGCGTTGACGTCGCGGTCCAGGTGATCAATGCGTCCGTGCACGGCCTTGATCTCCGTCCGCACGGCGGCGAATTCGCTTCTGAACTCCGTTCGCACATTTGCGAACTCGGTCCGCACGCCCGCGAACTCGCTCTTGAACTCGTTCCTCACGCCGTCGAACCCGTTCTGCATCATGCGCACGAACATGGTCGACATCAGCGTGATCGTGCCGAACATCCCCGCGGCGAAGACGCCGATCAGCGTCCAGATCTGTGGTTCATTCATCCCCAGCATCCCCCCATTGTGACTCCCGTGATTCGAGGATGCCAGGGGCCGGAAGCGCTGTATATCGCGGAGCCGGAGGCTGTGAACAACCCGGTTTCAGCCGCTCCGGTGCAGTACTAGACGGTGGCGGCGAGCCAGCGTCCTGACCGCACGCGCCAACCCAGCGTCGCGAGCCGCGCCAGCAGATACACGCCGAAGAACGCGAGCGCAAGCCAGACGAGGCCGGCACGGCCATCGACGCCGACCGCGGCGATGATCCACAGCGCGGGCAGGAACGGCACGAGGTTCAGCGCGCCGGCGATCGCGAGGTACCGCGCGTCGTTCGCCCCCATCAGCACGCCGTCGAGCACGAACACGATTCCGGCGACGGGCTGTGCGGCGGCCAGCAGGATGAGCGCCGGCTGCACGAGCGCCGCGATCTCCGGGTCGCCGGTGAAGACGATGCCGAGCACGCCCGAGGTCGCGGCGATCAGCGCGCCGACGGCGAGGCCGAACCACGCACCCCAGGCCACGGTGCGGCCGAGCACGCGGTGCACCTGCTTCTCGTCGCCGGCGCCGAGCTCCTTGCCGATCAGCGCCTGCGCGGCGATCGCGAGCGCGTCGAGCGCGAAGGCCGCGGCCGAGAAGATCGTGAAGACGATCTGCCAGCCGGCGAGCTCCTCGGTCCCGATGCCCGTGGCGACGGCGACCGTCGCGAGGAGGGCGACGCGCAGGCTCACGGTGCGCAGGAACAGCCAGCCGCCCGAGGCGGCAGTGCTGCGCATGCCTGCCCGCTGCGCGCGGAGAGACGCGCTGTGCCGGGTGGCGAGCCGACGAACGACCAGCACGTACGCGGCGACCATGCCCCACTGCGCGGCCACGGTGCCCGCGGCGGATCCGGCGATGCCCCACCCGAGTCCGTAGATGAAGAGCCAGTTGAGGAGCGCGTTGGCACCGAAGCCGAGCCCGGCGATCCACAGCGGCGTCACGGTGTCCTGCATCCCGCGCAGCAGACCCGTCGCGGCGAACACGATCAGCATCGCCGGCAGCCCCCACATCGAGATGACGAGATAGGCGTTCGCCTGCTCGGCGACCGCTTCCCCCGCTCCGAAC
Coding sequences within it:
- a CDS encoding TetR/AcrR family transcriptional regulator — protein: MTKQQRSAGRPSATVLTEEKILKAAFRVAGSRGPAQFTMTALAAALGVRTSALYHHYANRDAVIRGMRARIGRLTDLAPLQDADAVEALFGWGVSYRKALLTAPGAIVLLATLPIDADRESFVQYEAVTDRLLAAGWPSARTLDTIVALESFIIGSALDALAPGDNMSPGALADEFPRYAESERLRAAAGDDPAAATFRIGLRALITGLAAWAVPPADIRPPAVTPSL
- a CDS encoding amidohydrolase; protein product: MTIVAADVIITGARIVTMDPRRPLASALAVRDGRILAVGDDATVAEFRGAGTEVRDHRGKTLTPGLIDAHLHPIQGLELAVGADLGGITEARALLAALRAEADRALAEDADPWVRGWNLDYDVFHALPCTAAAIDDAVRGLPALLVMYDGHTALASSAGLIRGGITGACDFADTSVIVVDAHGAPTGELREMSAYEPVRLAAPALSREQTLDATHQLLRGLGSSGLTGGCIMDGSFGTLDLLRELDESGRLPIRIVSAVDHEPSFDAERMAANLAVRDLGGAHWRGGLVKLYADGVVETGTAWLYEPDTAGAGLEPFWKDHAAYARTVDAYARAGFQVATHAIGDRAIGSAVDAYLQAGPRAANGAPHRIEHLETTADRDLARIAAAGITASMQPLHLQWRKADAGDDWAHRLGPERTARAWRVRDFWDAGAAVALGSDWPIAQNDARIGLAWAMLRRRPGAPDAPVFEPEQRLTAYQALHGYTVGAARAQGDVDLGRLAPGYRADYAVWDADPLQVSADEFVDVPVSETAVGGLVVS
- a CDS encoding Na+/H+ antiporter NhaC family protein — encoded protein: MFAEATTLPAVGGFVLLPILVILLVAVLTRRTLFALFCGTLVGALLLTGWGAFDTWVEYFGKSLANETAQWLLLIVVLFGILITLFERSGIVSDFARWTERFVNSRRKSTLLTFFLSVVLFVDDYLNVLTVGTSLKSLTDRYAVPRTQLGSIMKMTAAPIAVIVPFSTWALFFSGLFEAQGVTVGGSGFGAYLQAIPYIFFGWIAIVVAFLMSAGWLPRIGATKRDAVRAERDGDVFPLGTTAEEREAEGAVLLQEIRATDADGSTAQRVAAALETEVEVKRPQAWPFLLAMVTLVGVTILTEANVVKGTAAALVVTIVITLIQRRLRIREVLESALAGIESMLFVAVLTVLAFMVQEMNMSLHLADWVIAVTEPVLTPALLPAIVFAVCGIYAYATGSFWDLAAVITPVVLPLAIALGADPILAGAAVFSGAALGSTTCLYGDGIILASRSIGIKPHNLMLAILPYAGIAAGLSFVMYLIVGVIGA
- a CDS encoding metal-dependent transcriptional regulator; the encoded protein is MASPAADDYLKTVYAHTEWQDAPITPSVLAGKLGIAPSSVTEMVKKLAAAGLVSHVPYGAVRLTDAGTQRALAMVRRHRLIETWLVREFDYGWDEVHDEAEVLEHTISDRLLEGIDERLGRPRFDPHGDAIPDASGVVEREPFVLLADAPAGHVGHVLRVDDRDPDLLRALEGAGVEIGTTLAVTADGVRLGGTDTVLPDGSDDVVWLSA
- a CDS encoding Nramp family divalent metal transporter, whose amino-acid sequence is MPKNSSSVLTPSVRTAPRSTAPRSLWLLGPALVAGVAYLDPGNVASNMTAGAQYGYLLVWVVVAGNVMAWLIQYLSAKLGVVTGQSLPEVLGTRLRRPWARRAYWLQAELVAMATDLAEVIGGAVALYLLFDIPLLLGGVITGAVSMILLAVQSRRGARPFEFVIIGLMVIITVGFVAGVFVAPPDPAGVVGGLVPRFEGTGSVLLAASILGATIMPHAIYAHSSLARDRFGATTAHAGDEAVRTETSRIRRLLTATRWDVSIAMVIAGSVNLGILLLAAANLAGVEGTDSLEGAHAALAAGLGPVVATFFAVGLLASGLASTSVGAYAGAEIMHGLLHVRIPLLARRLVALIPALVILGIGVDPTLALVLSQVVLSFGIPFALIPLVALTAQRRTLGAWANRVWTTAAGIVASVLLIALNGALLWLVLTGA